Proteins encoded by one window of Panicum virgatum strain AP13 chromosome 7N, P.virgatum_v5, whole genome shotgun sequence:
- the LOC120681300 gene encoding zinc finger protein 36-like, whose translation MAPTSSTEPAPVKHITLHHFLKQQLLQQHRLKPAVMWGWPAAAAAIGWHAPEDAADDDDGLGGAYPPRSYTCAFCRREFRSAQALGGHMNVHRRDRAKMRGGHHGGAAAAGDVLLSAPVALAPVHDRCEVSDEEEEGDDKDVDLELRLWWP comes from the exons ATGGCGCCTACCAGCAGCACCGAACCTGCGCCAGTCAAGCACATCACGCTGCACCACTTCCtgaagcagcagctgctgcagcagcaccggCTCAAGCCCGCCGTGATGTGGGGCTggccggcggctgcggccgcCATCGGGTGGCACGCGCCTGAGGATgccgcggacgacgacgacggcctgGGCGGGGCGTATCCGCCGCGGTCGTACACGTGCGCGTTCTGCCGCCGCGAGTTCAGGTCTGCGCAGGCGCTGGGCGGGCACATGAACGTGCACCGCCGCGACCGCGCCAAGATGCGCGGCGgccaccacggcggcgccgccgcggc CGGGGACGTGCTGCTCTCCGCGCCCGTGGCGCTGGCTCCCGTGCACGACCGGTGCGAGGTgagcgacgaggaggaggagggggatgacAAGGACGTCGACCTGGAGCTGCGCCTCTGGTGGCCGTGA
- the LOC120681301 gene encoding uncharacterized protein LOC120681301, translating to MDPINFNGEWSASEIQIVRSLIARYNANNSYVGDMNKKNNDIVNEIQAMFPLKAKHQVIRLYANLVVEMIQSGTGNNTYHFVEASENIMNNNYEIPVKDSTMNNTRVAQDVPCGHPAPQMKSPLTEFGTMEKHRNEVTRDVVDHNFEIPIKDPTMDNIRAVHDVPRSQPAPQKKLTGFWNEEEHRTVV from the exons ATGGATCCCATCAATTTCAATGGAGAGTGGAGTGCCTCTGAGATCCAAATAGTGAGATCACTCATCGCTAGGTACAATGCCAACAATAGTTATGTTGGTGACATGAACAAGAAGAACAATGATATTGTTAATGAAATCCAAGCAATGTTCCCCTTGAAGGCGAAGCATCAGGTAATCCGCTTGTATGCTAATCTTGTGGTGGAGATGATACAAAGCGGCACTGGCAACAACACCTACCACTTTGTAGAGGCAAGCGAGAACATTATGAACAACAACTATGAAATTCCAGTGAAGGATTCAACTATGAACAACACTAGGGTGGCACAAGATGTCCCATGTGGGCACCCCGCTCCTCAAATGAAGAGTCCGCTCACCGAATTTGGGACCATGGAGAAGCACAG GAATGAGGTGACCAGGGACGTTGTGGACCACAACTTTGAAATTCCTATTAAGGATCCAACCATGGACAACATAAGGGCAGTACATGATGTTCCACGTAGTCAACCCGCTCCTCAGAAGAAGCTCACCGGGTTTTGGAACGAGGAGGAGCACAG GACTGTGGTGTAG